The Benincasa hispida cultivar B227 chromosome 9, ASM972705v1, whole genome shotgun sequence genome has a segment encoding these proteins:
- the LOC120085379 gene encoding 4-hydroxy-tetrahydrodipicolinate reductase 2, chloroplastic isoform X2: MVNGCSGKMGKAVIKAADSAGLNVVPVSFGSLEESGLTIQASGKDILVHGPSDRENVLASVFDEYPNLIVVDYTVPSAVNDNAELYCKVGIPFVMGTTGGDRDRLYKTVDDSKVYAVISPQMGKQVVAFLAAMEIMAEQFPGAFSGYSLEVMESHQTSKVDASGTAKAVISCFQKLGVSFDMDQIKLIRDPKQQIEMVGVPEEHLSGHAFHMYHLTSPDKTVSFEFQHNVCGRSIYAEGTVDAVLFLAKKIQSKADKRIYNMIDVLREGNMR; encoded by the exons ATG GTAAATGGATGCTCGGGAAAGATGGGAAAGGCTGTTATCAAAGCTGCTGACTCTGCCGGCCTCAATGTTGTACCAGTATCATTTGGCTCCTTGGAGGAATCTGGACTAACTATACAAGCATCTGGAAAGGATATTTTGGTTCATGGCCCTTCAGATAGGGAAAATGTACTTGCATCAGTTTTTGATGAATATCCAAATTTGATCGTGGTGGACTACACCGTGCCTTCTGCTGTGAATG atAATGCAGAGCTTTACTGCAAAGTTGGAATTCCCTTTGTGATGGGTACAACAGGTGGAGATAGAGATCGGTTGTATAAAACCGTTGATGACTCAAAGGTTTATGCTGTAATCTCCCCGCAAATGGGCAAGCAG GTCGTTGCCTTCCTTGCAGCTATGGAAATAATGGCTGAGCAGTTTCCTGGGGCCTTCTCTGGTTACTCTCTAGAG GTGATGGAGTCGCATCAAACAAGCAAGGTGGATGCATCTGGGACTGCCAAGGCAGTCATTTCTTGCTTCCAGAAATTAGGTGTCTCTTTTGATATGGATCAG ataaAATTGATCCGGGATCCCAAGCAACAGATTGAAATGGTGGGAGTTCCAGAGGAGCATTTATCTGGTCACGCATTCCATATGTATCATTTGACATCACCAGACAAGAC AGTTTCTTTTGAGTTTCAGCATAATGTTTGTGGTAGGTCAATTTATGCTGAGGGCACAGTAGATGCTGTTCTTTTCCTCGCAAAAAAA ATTCAGTCGAAGGCAGACAAACGGATATACAATATGATCGATGTATTGCGGGAGGGTAACATGAGATGA
- the LOC120085379 gene encoding 4-hydroxy-tetrahydrodipicolinate reductase 2, chloroplastic isoform X1: MVPSLSVSPNSFRPAFSLAGVGSPTLRFFRVRSMSSMSAASPLQQRQTSASSSQNLDLSIMVNGCSGKMGKAVIKAADSAGLNVVPVSFGSLEESGLTIQASGKDILVHGPSDRENVLASVFDEYPNLIVVDYTVPSAVNDNAELYCKVGIPFVMGTTGGDRDRLYKTVDDSKVYAVISPQMGKQVVAFLAAMEIMAEQFPGAFSGYSLEVMESHQTSKVDASGTAKAVISCFQKLGVSFDMDQIKLIRDPKQQIEMVGVPEEHLSGHAFHMYHLTSPDKTVSFEFQHNVCGRSIYAEGTVDAVLFLAKKIQSKADKRIYNMIDVLREGNMR; this comes from the exons ATGGTCCCTTCTCTCAGTGTATCTCCAAATTCATTCCGGCCGGCGTTCTCCCTTGCAGGCGTGGGTTCTCCGACGCTCAGGTTTTTCCGTGTGAGATCGATGTCGTCAATGTCAGCAGCATCGCCACTTCAACAACGTCAAACATCTGCTTCTTCCTCTCAGAATTTGGACCTCTCCATTATG GTAAATGGATGCTCGGGAAAGATGGGAAAGGCTGTTATCAAAGCTGCTGACTCTGCCGGCCTCAATGTTGTACCAGTATCATTTGGCTCCTTGGAGGAATCTGGACTAACTATACAAGCATCTGGAAAGGATATTTTGGTTCATGGCCCTTCAGATAGGGAAAATGTACTTGCATCAGTTTTTGATGAATATCCAAATTTGATCGTGGTGGACTACACCGTGCCTTCTGCTGTGAATG atAATGCAGAGCTTTACTGCAAAGTTGGAATTCCCTTTGTGATGGGTACAACAGGTGGAGATAGAGATCGGTTGTATAAAACCGTTGATGACTCAAAGGTTTATGCTGTAATCTCCCCGCAAATGGGCAAGCAG GTCGTTGCCTTCCTTGCAGCTATGGAAATAATGGCTGAGCAGTTTCCTGGGGCCTTCTCTGGTTACTCTCTAGAG GTGATGGAGTCGCATCAAACAAGCAAGGTGGATGCATCTGGGACTGCCAAGGCAGTCATTTCTTGCTTCCAGAAATTAGGTGTCTCTTTTGATATGGATCAG ataaAATTGATCCGGGATCCCAAGCAACAGATTGAAATGGTGGGAGTTCCAGAGGAGCATTTATCTGGTCACGCATTCCATATGTATCATTTGACATCACCAGACAAGAC AGTTTCTTTTGAGTTTCAGCATAATGTTTGTGGTAGGTCAATTTATGCTGAGGGCACAGTAGATGCTGTTCTTTTCCTCGCAAAAAAA ATTCAGTCGAAGGCAGACAAACGGATATACAATATGATCGATGTATTGCGGGAGGGTAACATGAGATGA